A region from the Candidatus Electrothrix scaldis genome encodes:
- a CDS encoding efflux RND transporter periplasmic adaptor subunit — MKIFFKALCALLILAGGAGVAWHFYSNKPRARKTRPQRAIPLVQTIAVQPSTESVLFETSGTVIPARKLVVSTEVEGRILEQNEKLVPGGIIYKDELLVRLDARDYRFQVREREAELSTAEYELAVERGKQAVARQEWKILAKQMNQAEANRDLALRKPHLRHVQAQIAAAKTRLEAAKLDEARTSIYAPFTGIFLEEDVEQGQFIGRQSALATLVSTEAFWVQVAVPLFLLERMHFPEQEGVPGSRVEIILERGQGSSSVIRQGTVFKLLADLDPKGRMARILVSLPDPLCLDQETTETTCSPQEAILLGSFVRVRMEAGQLEKVFVLPEKALREDNRLWVVNGDGVLSFRDAQVRWRRVGEVLVEAEIAPDERIVISRLQSPIPGMKVREEVGKDEGEKPTE, encoded by the coding sequence ATGAAAATATTTTTTAAGGCATTATGTGCTCTGCTGATTCTTGCTGGCGGAGCCGGTGTGGCCTGGCATTTTTATAGCAATAAACCACGAGCCAGGAAGACCCGGCCCCAACGGGCAATTCCTCTGGTGCAGACTATAGCGGTCCAGCCGAGTACAGAATCAGTGCTCTTTGAGACCTCAGGTACTGTAATTCCGGCTAGAAAGCTGGTTGTGAGCACCGAGGTTGAGGGCAGGATTCTGGAGCAAAACGAAAAATTGGTTCCCGGCGGGATTATTTATAAGGATGAGCTCCTGGTGCGCCTTGATGCCCGTGATTATCGTTTTCAGGTGCGCGAGCGGGAGGCGGAGTTGTCCACAGCCGAATATGAGCTTGCTGTGGAGCGGGGGAAACAGGCTGTTGCCCGTCAGGAATGGAAGATCCTGGCTAAGCAAATGAATCAGGCAGAGGCCAATCGGGACTTGGCTTTGCGCAAACCCCATCTTCGGCATGTGCAGGCCCAGATTGCTGCTGCCAAAACACGCTTGGAGGCAGCCAAACTGGACGAAGCACGGACGAGTATCTACGCTCCTTTTACCGGGATCTTTTTGGAGGAAGATGTGGAGCAGGGGCAATTCATCGGCAGGCAGTCTGCTCTTGCCACGCTGGTATCCACCGAGGCCTTTTGGGTCCAGGTGGCGGTCCCTCTTTTCCTGTTGGAGCGTATGCATTTTCCTGAGCAGGAAGGAGTGCCGGGCAGTAGAGTGGAGATAATATTAGAGAGAGGGCAGGGGAGTAGTTCCGTGATCAGGCAGGGAACTGTGTTCAAACTCTTGGCTGATCTTGATCCCAAAGGACGCATGGCCCGGATTTTAGTCAGCCTGCCTGATCCGCTTTGTCTGGATCAGGAAACAACTGAGACGACCTGCTCTCCTCAGGAGGCTATTCTTTTGGGGAGCTTTGTCCGGGTTCGAATGGAGGCAGGCCAGCTGGAGAAGGTTTTTGTCCTGCCGGAAAAGGCCCTGCGTGAGGATAATCGACTTTGGGTGGTTAATGGGGATGGAGTGCTCTCTTTTCGGGATGCTCAGGTGCGCTGGCGACGGGTAGGTGAGGTCCTGGTAGAAGCGGAAATCGCCCCGGATGAGCGCATAGTTATCAGCCGATTACAATCGCCCATTCCGGGGATGAAGGTGCGAGAGGAGGTTGGGAAAGATGAGGGGGAAAAGCCAACGGAATAG
- a CDS encoding efflux transporter outer membrane subunit, with protein sequence MQALDADQSAQQPTKQSSVQSDKSDYAGAGRKSTTYLICTLVLCGLVVLAGCQHQVQSDLQPGLVAPKKYSRGSLQASKSSSQQWWQSLEDPQLAQYIEEALQGNFTLKEGAARLKQAGLLVQQKNANRYPTVEAGVGLNADFEDSDLGLSESLGFTFSWEADLWGRLAAARQAAFLDAQAEQEALAELSLAVSVEIAETYYELIEQNLLYELLQSQLEADTTAHDLVKLRFANGAVSSSDVLQQEELLASVRAQFPPIQAQLVLLRNRLLILQGHMPESKEFALPESLPQLSPLPPLGIPADLLLNRPDLRKLRQEVAAADSRVAEAVADRLPSLKLGGSAGLSSGEMVLSLFAEALATVLDWDQKKNEVKLRKAKVEEKTAAWSQAYLEAVEEVENSLTQEQEQSKLLLALQEQLQVAEALLEQTRNRYLHGVTDYLPVLTALVSVQNLERSLIQQQRLLLSYRLQLYHALGGSPL encoded by the coding sequence ATGCAGGCCCTTGATGCTGATCAGTCAGCGCAACAACCTACGAAACAATCTTCTGTTCAGAGCGATAAGAGCGATTATGCTGGCGCTGGCAGGAAAAGTACTACTTATCTCATCTGTACGCTGGTGTTGTGTGGTCTAGTGGTTTTAGCAGGCTGTCAACACCAGGTGCAGTCCGACCTGCAACCTGGACTGGTTGCGCCGAAAAAATACAGCAGAGGATCTCTCCAGGCGAGCAAGAGTAGCTCGCAGCAATGGTGGCAATCGCTGGAGGATCCCCAGCTCGCCCAGTATATTGAAGAAGCTCTGCAAGGTAATTTTACCCTTAAGGAAGGCGCGGCTCGGCTTAAACAGGCAGGTCTTCTTGTTCAGCAAAAAAATGCTAACCGATACCCTACCGTGGAAGCGGGCGTGGGTCTGAATGCGGATTTCGAAGACAGTGACCTTGGCCTCTCTGAGAGTCTTGGCTTTACCTTTTCCTGGGAAGCAGATCTGTGGGGGCGACTTGCTGCCGCACGTCAGGCTGCCTTTCTTGATGCCCAGGCCGAGCAAGAGGCTCTGGCAGAACTGTCTTTGGCTGTAAGTGTCGAGATTGCAGAAACCTATTATGAGCTCATAGAGCAGAACTTGCTCTATGAGCTCCTGCAAAGCCAGCTGGAAGCAGATACAACAGCCCATGATCTCGTGAAGCTGCGTTTTGCCAACGGAGCTGTCTCTTCCAGCGATGTTCTGCAACAGGAAGAGCTATTGGCCTCGGTTAGGGCGCAATTTCCTCCTATTCAGGCCCAACTTGTGTTGCTCCGCAATCGGCTCCTTATTCTTCAGGGACATATGCCGGAGAGCAAAGAATTTGCACTGCCTGAATCCCTGCCTCAACTCTCTCCTCTGCCCCCTCTGGGAATACCAGCGGACCTTCTCCTCAATCGCCCGGATCTGCGCAAATTACGCCAGGAAGTTGCAGCGGCGGATTCTCGGGTTGCCGAAGCTGTTGCCGACCGTTTACCCTCCCTGAAATTAGGGGGCTCAGCAGGTCTGAGCAGCGGCGAGATGGTGCTTTCGCTTTTTGCTGAGGCCCTGGCCACGGTTCTTGATTGGGATCAGAAAAAAAATGAGGTGAAATTGCGCAAGGCTAAGGTGGAAGAGAAAACAGCGGCCTGGTCCCAGGCCTATCTTGAGGCTGTTGAGGAAGTGGAGAACAGCCTGACACAGGAACAGGAGCAGAGCAAACTCCTCCTGGCCCTTCAGGAGCAATTGCAGGTGGCAGAGGCTCTGCTTGAGCAGACCCGTAATCGTTACTTGCACGGGGTAACCGATTATCTCCCCGTCCTCACGGCTTTGGTGTCTGTCCAGAATCTGGAGCGCTCTCTTATTCAACAACAGCGACTTTTGCTGAGCTATCGTTTGCAACTCTATCATGCCTTGGGCGGCAGCCCGCTTTAA
- a CDS encoding DUF5666 domain-containing protein yields the protein MNKQMIKQPVARNFRKNIVLFSALLLSCAVCTGPVFASGNERHERNERYEYERGERYRGESKLYGVIEKMPESGYNGIWLIDGKQIRVTDSTRIKEKYGRAAIGKYVEVEGLRDGESLKAYEIEVERSRAERFDDRRGNSKFYGKVETLPEKGLNGLWKIDGREVIVTPNTMINEEYGKLAVGSLVDVEGRRTEKGLVAHEIEVKKVK from the coding sequence ATGAATAAGCAGATGATCAAACAGCCTGTAGCCAGGAATTTTCGAAAAAATATTGTTCTTTTTTCTGCCCTGCTGTTGAGCTGTGCAGTATGTACCGGGCCGGTATTTGCCAGTGGGAATGAGCGTCACGAACGCAATGAGCGCTATGAATACGAGCGTGGAGAGCGTTACAGGGGAGAAAGTAAGCTGTACGGCGTAATAGAAAAAATGCCGGAAAGTGGATATAACGGCATCTGGCTTATTGACGGGAAGCAGATTCGGGTTACGGACTCGACCAGAATTAAAGAGAAGTACGGTCGGGCAGCCATAGGAAAATACGTCGAGGTCGAAGGCCTTCGTGATGGCGAGAGCCTCAAGGCCTATGAGATTGAGGTGGAGCGGAGCAGGGCAGAACGCTTTGATGATCGGCGAGGAAATTCCAAGTTTTACGGCAAGGTGGAAACCCTGCCTGAAAAGGGTTTGAACGGGCTATGGAAGATAGACGGTCGCGAGGTGATTGTTACACCTAACACCATGATAAATGAAGAATATGGCAAGTTGGCTGTTGGCTCTTTGGTAGATGTTGAAGGGCGTCGTACAGAGAAAGGGCTGGTAGCTCATGAAATTGAAGTAAAAAAAGTGAAGTAA
- a CDS encoding cyclic nucleotide-binding domain-containing protein, with protein MGLPRVVFRVCETNKCPKYQYGDAFTVSGVAIMMETAGDSSFVCTTAVYSNQNRDNCEILYGDLVKIVIKYERADQIPDCLISCSGCVGSIRLEHSTKHPLSLEHDNLKGQHKELAPVLNKISKFSFFRNVSPRNLAEILQSADLKIHKKDEIVLRKGEQGKNLYIVITGEVTVLNETGISISTLGEGEVFGEMSLICDQEVGSTIQAKGDVQILSIHRKNFQFIMDKYPSLHRYFNRLLAKRLAQSNKIRSDEYASGMIGKLEEIPTEALFQTLHANAKTGILTISEVSDGTARFSMRQGALIKASYAGLKGKEAFFKILREKKGRFKFNPGLPSEDFDAPEIGYFMKLLMEGLQNMDELGHEEMKKRKGK; from the coding sequence ATGGGACTGCCAAGAGTCGTCTTTCGGGTCTGCGAAACAAATAAATGCCCGAAATATCAGTATGGAGATGCCTTTACTGTTTCTGGGGTAGCCATTATGATGGAGACCGCTGGAGACAGCTCCTTTGTCTGCACGACAGCTGTGTATTCGAATCAGAACCGGGATAACTGCGAGATACTCTATGGTGACCTGGTTAAAATCGTTATTAAATATGAACGGGCTGATCAGATCCCGGACTGCCTTATTTCCTGTTCAGGTTGCGTCGGTAGCATCCGTCTTGAGCATTCCACCAAGCATCCTCTCTCCTTAGAGCATGATAATCTGAAGGGGCAGCATAAAGAGTTGGCCCCGGTGCTGAATAAAATCAGCAAATTTTCCTTCTTCCGGAATGTCAGTCCGAGAAATCTTGCGGAAATACTCCAGAGTGCAGATCTAAAAATTCATAAAAAAGATGAGATTGTCCTGCGGAAGGGGGAACAGGGGAAAAACCTGTATATTGTCATCACTGGCGAGGTGACAGTGCTGAATGAGACAGGTATTTCTATCTCCACCCTTGGTGAGGGTGAGGTCTTTGGCGAGATGAGCCTGATCTGCGATCAGGAAGTAGGGTCAACGATTCAGGCCAAGGGGGACGTGCAGATCCTGAGTATCCATCGTAAAAACTTTCAGTTCATTATGGATAAATACCCTTCTCTGCACAGGTATTTCAATCGACTCCTTGCAAAAAGATTGGCCCAATCCAATAAGATCCGCTCTGATGAGTATGCTTCTGGGATGATCGGTAAGCTGGAGGAAATTCCTACAGAAGCCCTTTTTCAGACCCTGCATGCCAATGCCAAAACCGGTATTTTGACCATCAGTGAGGTCTCTGATGGAACGGCTCGTTTTTCCATGCGCCAAGGAGCATTAATTAAGGCCTCCTATGCCGGACTTAAAGGAAAAGAAGCCTTTTTTAAGATACTTCGGGAGAAGAAAGGACGATTCAAGTTTAATCCCGGCTTGCCTTCAGAGGATTTTGATGCGCCGGAAATCGGTTATTTCATGAAGCTATTAATGGAAGGTTTGCAGAATATGGACGAGCTGGGGCATGAGGAAATGAAAAAGAGAAAAGGTAAATGA
- the hflX gene encoding GTPase HflX, with amino-acid sequence MEQKKVNPDEIIGRDLARSMTSLSTELNRQIGLIIHRSGKVEFVLLGDYNRIEIPVLSKIRTAGGRLRGLRCVHTSFHSSGITEEDVMDMACLRLDMISVLTMKDGYPDLLHTAHLVPTPRDDRDWNLLEPVHPAAQQQSCLALIESIEHQFSRARPIREVDKGRDRAILISVSTGSRAEAEDSMLELSELARAAGVQVVDQVIQRRRQLHPRFILGRGKLVDIVMMSLRNGANLLIFDQELSPSQVRSVTNHTDLRIIDRTQLILDIFASRARSREGKLQIEMAQLKYMLPMLTTKDDALSRLTGGIGARGPGETKLEIDRRRINDRLARLAKELKAVGKQRYHRRNRRRKHDVPVVSLVGYTNAGKSTLLNTLTHSHIQAEDMLFATLDPTSRRLRFPEETEVIITDTVGFIRQLPAELLKAFESTLEELFEADLLLHVIDISNHAWEDQVKVVKDLLQRLELDRIPCLRVYNKIDKLADDLPPQVKNGLCICAHEATTLQKLLGMMEHMLLDMNRG; translated from the coding sequence TTGGAACAAAAAAAGGTTAACCCGGACGAAATTATTGGGCGGGATCTGGCTCGCTCCATGACCTCTCTCTCTACCGAACTGAATCGTCAAATCGGCCTTATCATCCATCGCTCCGGCAAGGTGGAATTTGTCCTTCTTGGTGATTACAATCGGATTGAAATACCGGTCCTCAGTAAAATCCGTACCGCAGGCGGACGCTTACGCGGGCTCCGCTGTGTGCATACCAGCTTCCATTCTTCGGGTATAACAGAAGAAGACGTCATGGACATGGCCTGTCTGCGCCTGGACATGATCTCTGTCCTGACCATGAAGGACGGCTATCCAGACCTGCTCCATACAGCACACCTTGTCCCAACCCCAAGGGATGACCGGGATTGGAATCTTCTTGAGCCGGTCCACCCAGCAGCGCAGCAACAATCCTGCCTTGCTCTGATTGAAAGCATAGAGCATCAGTTTTCCAGGGCGCGGCCAATTCGTGAAGTAGACAAAGGACGGGACCGGGCCATCCTCATTTCCGTCAGCACAGGTTCACGGGCGGAGGCAGAAGATTCCATGCTGGAGCTATCGGAACTGGCTCGGGCAGCAGGCGTACAGGTGGTTGACCAAGTCATTCAACGACGTCGTCAGCTGCACCCCCGCTTTATTCTCGGTCGGGGCAAGCTGGTTGATATTGTGATGATGAGCCTGCGAAACGGAGCCAACCTGCTCATCTTTGATCAGGAGCTCTCCCCATCCCAGGTACGCTCTGTGACTAACCACACGGACCTGCGGATCATCGACCGCACCCAGCTGATTCTGGACATCTTTGCCTCCAGGGCCCGCTCCAGGGAAGGTAAACTCCAGATAGAAATGGCCCAACTCAAATATATGCTCCCCATGCTCACCACCAAAGACGACGCCCTGTCCCGACTTACTGGTGGAATCGGTGCCCGTGGACCTGGGGAGACAAAGCTGGAGATTGATCGCCGCCGCATCAATGATCGGCTCGCCCGTCTAGCCAAGGAACTCAAAGCTGTGGGGAAACAACGGTATCATCGCCGAAACCGCCGGAGAAAGCACGATGTGCCAGTGGTCTCTTTGGTTGGCTATACCAATGCAGGCAAGTCCACCTTACTCAATACCTTGACCCATTCCCATATCCAGGCAGAGGACATGCTCTTTGCCACCTTGGACCCCACCTCCCGCCGTCTTCGTTTCCCCGAGGAAACCGAAGTCATTATCACGGATACGGTGGGCTTTATCCGCCAACTGCCTGCTGAATTGCTCAAGGCCTTTGAATCCACTTTGGAAGAACTTTTTGAAGCGGATCTCCTGCTCCATGTCATTGACATTTCCAACCATGCCTGGGAGGATCAGGTTAAGGTGGTGAAAGACCTTTTGCAAAGGCTGGAACTGGACAGAATCCCCTGTCTACGGGTATACAATAAAATCGATAAGCTTGCGGATGATCTTCCGCCCCAGGTAAAAAACGGGCTTTGCATCTGCGCTCATGAGGCAACAACCCTTCAGAAACTCCTGGGCATGATGGAGCATATGCTGCTCGACATGAACCGAGGGTAA
- a CDS encoding NADH-quinone oxidoreductase subunit A: MDSYIIIGFTAFLGALFVGGSIGLAKLISFRTKDTALKLQPFECSEPPIGGARIRFKVAYYIFALLFLLFDVETLFLFPCVKIFRAVVDGQITAISHQLVFIELSVFICILFSGLLYAWRKGVLVWE; encoded by the coding sequence ATGGACAGCTATATAATCATCGGGTTTACGGCCTTTCTCGGCGCTCTTTTTGTCGGAGGATCTATTGGGTTGGCAAAACTCATCTCCTTCCGCACCAAGGATACCGCCCTTAAATTGCAGCCTTTTGAATGTTCGGAGCCCCCTATCGGGGGAGCACGTATCCGTTTCAAAGTGGCCTATTACATCTTTGCCCTGCTTTTCCTTCTCTTCGACGTCGAGACCCTGTTTCTCTTTCCCTGCGTAAAAATTTTCAGAGCAGTAGTGGACGGCCAAATCACCGCGATAAGCCATCAACTCGTTTTCATAGAATTATCTGTTTTTATCTGTATTCTTTTTTCAGGTCTTCTCTATGCCTGGCGTAAGGGGGTTTTGGTATGGGAGTAA
- a CDS encoding NADH-quinone oxidoreductase subunit C — MVVPKEQYREVMEYLKENEELSLEMFIQLTCVDWKEYFDVVVHLLSVKGGHKLFLRCRVEKDEAGGGEIDTISDLYAGADWHEREVYDMYGVRFTNHPDMRRIYLKNDFPGHPLRKDFEDPTRVVKRPY; from the coding sequence ATGGTTGTTCCCAAGGAGCAGTACCGAGAGGTTATGGAATACCTGAAGGAAAATGAGGAACTCAGCCTGGAGATGTTCATCCAGCTTACCTGTGTGGACTGGAAGGAATACTTTGACGTAGTGGTTCACCTGCTTTCTGTCAAGGGTGGGCATAAGCTCTTCCTCCGCTGTCGGGTGGAGAAAGATGAGGCAGGTGGTGGCGAGATAGACACCATCTCTGACCTCTATGCCGGTGCGGACTGGCACGAGCGTGAGGTCTACGATATGTACGGTGTTCGTTTCACCAATCATCCGGATATGCGTAGAATCTACCTGAAGAACGACTTCCCAGGACACCCCCTGCGGAAGGATTTTGAAGATCCCACTCGGGTGGTCAAACGTCCTTATTAA
- a CDS encoding DUF2868 domain-containing protein — MKNTQWTIADLIDLEFFLNQDDGEDLDDLAARDRQIYTELPQESKEAKAPALLRAWLSSRRHILLKEAEETALPGRTWQEILYIFYAITLFTGLLSGGGLAFSFLAYSGKEPINVAGYFAVFVLVQVLLFFLLAGSAFIQRIQGKNVIESSLLYRLISRLFSSLLHKVMTGVQKRASQKISAETRLKWSASAASIRQIRQRYGLLFLRPFFLIVQVFGVCFNIGVLAATLFKVIGADVAFGWQSTLQVTPASVHELVQWVALPWSWLPNKFIPTLSQIEGSRLVLKEGIYFLVNTDLTSWWPFLCLSVLCYGLLPRLLLLIIVSIQQSQNLAQLDFQQGYFRQTLHRMRTPRVSTSARLENTSTEPVKPVAPPPDPARREEQGGRENIDEPTHPPTPDAPLTSLAPLIALIPDEILPDCPIEELKQQIQDRLGYTLALHLPFWTIESSEEEELAQVKTAQDEQKSKDVLVLLESWQPPIEELFSWLGQLRQALGTEPIILLALIGKPNADTILTPVQAQHLQIWQQKTATLDDPGLQLLELVKS, encoded by the coding sequence ATGAAGAACACACAATGGACTATAGCGGACCTCATTGACCTGGAATTCTTTTTGAATCAGGATGATGGGGAGGATCTGGACGATCTTGCTGCCCGTGATCGGCAGATATACACAGAGCTACCCCAAGAAAGCAAGGAGGCCAAAGCTCCAGCGCTACTTCGTGCCTGGCTGTCCTCACGGCGACACATCCTCCTGAAAGAAGCAGAGGAAACCGCCCTGCCGGGCCGCACCTGGCAGGAGATACTCTATATCTTTTATGCCATTACCCTCTTTACCGGCCTTTTGTCCGGGGGAGGCTTAGCCTTTTCCTTTCTCGCCTATTCCGGTAAAGAACCCATCAATGTGGCAGGCTATTTTGCCGTCTTTGTTCTGGTCCAGGTTCTGCTCTTCTTCCTGCTCGCTGGCTCTGCCTTTATCCAGAGGATCCAGGGCAAGAATGTCATTGAGTCATCCCTGCTCTATCGCCTCATCTCGCGCCTTTTTTCCAGCCTGCTCCATAAAGTTATGACTGGGGTGCAGAAAAGGGCCTCGCAGAAGATCTCCGCAGAGACTCGGCTGAAGTGGTCTGCCTCTGCTGCGAGCATCAGACAGATCCGGCAACGCTACGGTCTCCTCTTTCTTCGCCCCTTTTTCCTCATTGTCCAGGTCTTCGGAGTGTGCTTTAATATCGGTGTCCTGGCAGCCACTCTGTTCAAGGTCATCGGGGCTGATGTGGCCTTTGGCTGGCAAAGCACCTTGCAGGTCACGCCTGCCTCAGTACACGAATTGGTGCAATGGGTCGCCCTGCCCTGGTCCTGGCTTCCTAACAAATTTATCCCGACTCTTAGCCAGATAGAGGGATCTCGGCTGGTACTCAAAGAAGGTATATATTTCCTGGTCAATACAGACCTCACCTCCTGGTGGCCCTTTCTCTGTCTCTCTGTCCTCTGCTATGGCCTGCTGCCTCGCCTGCTTCTGCTCATCATCGTCAGCATCCAGCAAAGCCAGAACCTTGCTCAGCTTGATTTCCAGCAGGGGTATTTTCGCCAGACCCTGCATCGGATGCGGACACCCCGGGTATCTACTTCTGCTCGTCTGGAAAACACAAGTACCGAACCAGTCAAGCCTGTAGCCCCTCCACCTGATCCCGCCCGCCGGGAAGAACAAGGAGGGAGGGAGAACATTGATGAGCCTACACATCCTCCGACACCAGATGCCCCGCTCACCTCACTTGCTCCTCTCATTGCCCTGATCCCCGATGAAATCCTGCCTGATTGTCCCATTGAGGAACTGAAGCAACAAATCCAGGATCGGCTAGGATACACCCTTGCCCTCCACCTCCCATTCTGGACCATAGAAAGCTCTGAAGAAGAGGAACTGGCACAGGTAAAAACAGCCCAGGATGAACAAAAAAGCAAAGATGTGCTGGTCCTGCTGGAGTCCTGGCAGCCTCCCATTGAAGAGCTATTTTCCTGGCTTGGTCAACTGCGCCAGGCCCTCGGCACAGAGCCGATCATCCTCCTGGCCCTGATCGGTAAACCAAATGCGGATACCATCCTTACCCCGGTGCAAGCACAACACCTGCAAATCTGGCAACAGAAAACAGCAACGCTGGACGACCCCGGCCTGCAACTCCTTGAGTTGGTGAAATCATGA
- a CDS encoding GTPase/DUF3482 domain-containing protein → MSTLPKAIVPEFAIPEFAIVGHPNEGKSSVLSTLSEDDSVRVSPVPGETKECRTFPVIIDNKEVIRFTDTPGFQNPRKTLAWMQQYQGDDRDLITEFVRAHRDNPAFHDDCALLAPLGAGAGLIFVVDGSRPLRNIDKAEMEILRLTGRPRMAIINCKDEDSSFLDGWQSEFRKHFNSIRLFNANKATYGQRIALLNSLKAIDQDLEGVIESVIQAFQADWQNRNRQTAALIVAMLSDSLLYHKSVACPPGADEEKLKEELHNKYTAFVSKRERTAHQQIRKLFKHNIFNLQLPSHSILQQDLFAAKTWQFLGLTASQLTMAGAISGAALGAGLDTLAAGITFGVFTAIGGAFGAAAAAMKGKEMLTGSRLLGMKLDQQKLQVGPVTNVQLLYILLDRALLYYSHVINWAHGRRDYPEGASKDENEGEEKRGYTSSWSKQERRVCDRFFKNLQSSYLPDRDQGEVEMNALLQEKLREIAVDE, encoded by the coding sequence ATGAGTACCCTTCCAAAAGCAATAGTTCCTGAATTCGCTATTCCTGAATTCGCCATTGTTGGCCATCCCAACGAGGGTAAGTCCTCGGTGCTCTCCACCCTGAGCGAGGATGACTCGGTCCGGGTTAGTCCGGTGCCGGGTGAAACCAAGGAATGCCGGACCTTCCCGGTGATCATTGATAATAAAGAGGTCATTCGTTTCACAGACACCCCTGGCTTCCAGAATCCCCGCAAGACCTTAGCCTGGATGCAGCAATATCAGGGCGATGACCGGGACCTGATTACCGAGTTTGTCCGAGCCCATCGTGACAATCCGGCCTTTCACGACGACTGCGCCTTGCTCGCGCCCCTGGGGGCCGGGGCTGGCCTGATCTTTGTAGTGGATGGCTCCAGACCCCTGCGCAATATCGATAAGGCTGAGATGGAGATCCTCCGCCTTACGGGTAGACCACGCATGGCCATCATCAACTGTAAGGATGAGGACAGCTCCTTCCTGGATGGCTGGCAGAGTGAATTCCGCAAGCATTTCAATTCCATTCGCCTCTTCAATGCCAATAAAGCGACCTATGGGCAACGTATCGCCCTGCTGAACAGCCTCAAGGCCATTGACCAGGATCTGGAAGGAGTGATCGAGTCAGTCATTCAGGCCTTTCAGGCGGACTGGCAGAACCGCAATCGCCAAACCGCTGCTCTGATTGTTGCCATGCTCTCGGACAGCCTGCTCTATCATAAGTCTGTGGCTTGCCCGCCTGGTGCTGATGAAGAGAAGCTGAAAGAGGAGCTTCATAACAAATATACCGCGTTTGTCAGCAAGAGGGAGCGCACAGCGCACCAACAGATACGCAAGTTATTCAAGCATAATATCTTTAACCTGCAACTGCCCAGTCATTCCATCCTCCAGCAGGACCTCTTTGCCGCCAAGACCTGGCAATTTCTCGGTCTGACCGCCAGCCAGTTGACGATGGCCGGTGCCATCAGCGGGGCCGCTCTGGGTGCGGGCCTTGACACCCTGGCAGCTGGCATCACCTTTGGGGTCTTTACCGCGATTGGTGGGGCATTTGGTGCGGCGGCAGCAGCTATGAAGGGCAAGGAGATGCTCACAGGGTCTCGACTTCTGGGGATGAAGCTGGATCAGCAAAAGCTCCAGGTCGGGCCAGTAACTAATGTCCAGCTGCTCTATATCCTTCTTGACCGCGCCCTGCTCTATTACAGCCACGTCATCAACTGGGCGCATGGGCGGCGGGATTACCCGGAGGGGGCATCAAAGGATGAGAACGAGGGAGAAGAAAAACGGGGGTACACCAGCAGCTGGTCCAAGCAGGAACGCCGAGTTTGTGATCGCTTCTTTAAGAACCTTCAGAGTAGTTACCTGCCGGACAGGGATCAGGGAGAAGTGGAGATGAATGCCCTTTTGCAGGAGAAGTTGCGGGAGATCGCGGTGGATGAGTGA